One window of the Cryptomeria japonica chromosome 7, Sugi_1.0, whole genome shotgun sequence genome contains the following:
- the LOC131039912 gene encoding SKP1-like protein 1A: MAEDPTAAMAKECKVRLKSSDDTIFEVEYAVAMQSQMLKNALSDTGTDGTVSLHNISSEIMAKVAEYCAYHVNAANTISEKDVKIWDQEFVKDLDQATLFNLIMATQYLVIHNLQDLICQTVADRIKDKSAEEVREIFNIQNDLTPEEEEEIRHENQWAFEEEGWPEIQEEVRREG, encoded by the coding sequence ATGGCGGAGGATCCCACTGCAGCCATGGCGAAGGAATGTAAGGTGAGATTGAAGAGTTCGGATGACACTATTTTTGAGGTAGAGTATGCCGTAGCCATGCAGTCGCAGATGTTAAAGAACGCTCTGAGTGACACCGGCACGGACGGCACCGTGTCTTTGCACAACATTTCCAGTGAAATAATGGCGAAGGTGGCCGAGTACTGCGCATATCATGTAAATGCCGCCAACACCATCTCGGAGAAGGATGTGAAGATATGGGATCAGGAGTTCGTGAAGGACCTTGATCAAGCAACCCTTTTTAATCTCATCATGGCCACCCAGTACCTGGTTATACACAATCTTCAAGATTTAATATGCCAAACTGTAGCAGACAGGATTAAGGATAAAAGCGCAGAAGAGGTCAGAGAGATATTTAACATACAAAATGACTTGACtcctgaagaggaggaagaaatcaGGCATGAAAATCAATGGGCGTTTGAGGAAGAAGGCTGGCCTGAAATTCAGGAAGAAGTCAGGCGTGAAGGTTGA